Proteins from a genomic interval of Papaver somniferum cultivar HN1 chromosome 4, ASM357369v1, whole genome shotgun sequence:
- the LOC113274591 gene encoding uncharacterized protein LOC113274591, with protein sequence MASSDNKTQKRWKGLIRKEDIASDLTRYSTPTKLALLKEVAQLPDVIIDRNVLVKKTTTGIINAREYPMLWRHLAYCDKLPEAVDEKLEEQRLDDEDSDLEYELLEAFPPATDEASLEVASCVKVLLASGLSDDAGSPITVEAPFTTNMPTWQDFKSPLDNPQPCSLKGINIAVPVSVQKQSSAAVTTAKGLDGTVATTAKGLDGTVATTAKGLDGTVANAGDVQPAKRRKRTTWTLEEDNELIAAVKKLGERNWANILKADIFKGDRTASQLSQRWGIIRKRLSNRQNELTEQRLATNQAVTQALSMPMNNNLSAACTISPANLVASAATVNSQQIPLHTPKGTSGVIAKPRSITKRTAPVVPNPVIQAAVIAAGTRTATPPSAISVLKSCTIQGVTPPLAPNHSGARPNVHYICTGLSSASPTTYSTAVPSVSLPPPTPAVKCKVPSVSVLASASTSYGAVAAGRKTNRVTSAGVGNTLEEEKAQNSSKEVVKNSSNEEEVNNSLRKDRSSL encoded by the coding sequence ATGGCTTCATCTGATAATAAGACGCAGAAACGATGGAAGGGTTTAATCAGGAAAGAAGATATTGCTTCAGATTTAACAAGGTACAGTACACCAACAAAACTAGCTCTACTTAAGGAAGTTGCTCAGCTTCCTGATGTGATAATAGATAGGAATGTGTTGGTCAAGAAGACGACAACCGGTATTATTAATGCCCGGGAATATCCGATGTTATGGAGACATTTGGCCTATTGCGATAAACTGCCAGAAGCAGTAGATGAAAAACTTGAGGAACAGCGTTTGGACGATGAAGATAGTGACTTGGAGTATGAGTTATTGGAAGCTTTTCCTCCTGCTACTGATGAAGCATCATTAGAGGTTGCTTCTTGTGTGAAGGTGCTGCTTGCTTCTGGTTTGTCAGATGACGCAGGAAGTCCTATAACTGTAGAAGCTCCATTCACTACAAATATGCCTACTTGGCAGGATTTTAAAAGTCCATTGGATAATCCCCAGCCGTGCAGCTTGAAAGGAATAAATATTGCTGTTCCAGTTTCTGTACAAAAACAATCGTCGGCTGCGGTGACAACAGCTAAAGGGTTGGATGGAACTGTGGCGACAACAGCTAAAGGATTGGATGGAACTGTGGCGACAACAGCTAAAGGATTGGACGGAACCGTGGCAAATGCTGGCGACGTTCAGcctgcaaaaagaagaaaaaggacaACCTGGACGCTAGAGGAGGATAATGAACTCATTGCTGCTGTGAAGAAATTAGGTGAAAGGAATTGGGCTAACATTCTTAAGGCAGATATTTTCAAGGGTGATAGGACTGCTTCACAATTATCTCAGAGATGGGGAATCATAAGGAAGAGACTAAGCAACAGACAAAATGAACTCACAGAGCAACGGCTTGCTACCAACCAAGCAGTTACACAAGCTCTGAGCATGCCCATGAATAATAACTTATCCGCAGCATGTACAATCAGCCCAGCAAATTTGGTGGCTTCTGCTGCTACAGTTAACAGTCAGCAAATCCCTCTCCATACACCGAAAGGAACATCTGGTGTCATTGCAAAACCTCGATCAATTACTAAAAGAACAGCTCCGGTGGTCCCAAATCCAGTGATACAAGCAGCTGTTATTGCTGCTGGAACCCGTACCGCCACTCCTCCATCTGCCATATCAGTGCTTAAAAGTTGCACAATCCAAGGTGTGACACCACCGTTGGCCCCTAACCACTCAGGCGCTCGGCCTAATGTGCATTACATTTGTACAGGATTGTCATCAGCATCCCCAACCACATACTCTACTGCGGTACCAAGTGTCTCTCTGCCACCACCAACACCTGCAGTGAAATGTAAGGTTCCCTCTGTTAGTGTTCTCGCCTCTGCATCTACTTCATATGGGGCGGTTGCTGCCGGAAGGAAGACAAATAGAGTTACAAGTGCCGGAGTTGGAAACACGTTGGAGGAAGAAAAGGCTCAGAACTCATCTAAGGAAGTAGTTAAGAACTCATCCAACGAAGAAGAGGTTAATAACTCTCTAAGAAAGGACAGGTCAAGCCTGTAG
- the LOC113271811 gene encoding F-box/kelch-repeat protein At3g23880-like → MDIKRSSEMMICTASINHLFLKISFSPSTLPEDISEEILLRLPVKSLLRFKSVGKSFYSLIRSPNFVNKHNNRNIQKNNITLIYHNYGCPPTFTAQTISLKSSLLFPSTECHSVYSFIHLRWEIDSFCGSCDGLVCVSCITNELNYYNFEELIVILNPSTTEFKEIHIPQKLSENWSIKLTSLFWFGYDYKIADYKLVRVVDFDRSRKQSFEVEVYTLGAGLWRKIENVPYIFEKHQPGVLVNGALHWFVVSSMKQVEVLVSFDITNERFVEVSLPEERLTYPEDFKCDKKLGELGGCLCLLFHVFCVRVDVWVMQEYGVRESWTKSFTINGDTVTRSLYLSLEWSFSNNKILLHCDDKLILYDPKNGRYRKLAVVQIDTCTDAVKYVASHVSLNSGRYLMQSWKEKNQSKA, encoded by the exons ATGGATATTAAACGATCTAGCGAGATGATGATATGTACTGCATCAATAAATCACCTTTTTCTTAA AATCAGTTTTTCCCCAAGTAC TCTTCCGGAGGACATCTCCGAAGAGATCTTATTAAGGTTACCGGTGAAATCTCTTCTAAGATTCAAATCCGTCGGTAAATCCTTCTATTCCCTAATTCGTAGCCCTAATTTTGTTAATAAACATAATAATCGTAATATCCAGAAAAACAACATTACTCTTATTTACCATAATTATGGTTGTCCGCCTACGTTTACAGCCCAAACCATATCGTTAAAATCATCACTACTCTTTCCATCAACTGAATGTCATAGTGTTTACTCATTCATACACTTGAGATGGGAAATTGATTCTTTCTGTGGTTCTTGTGATGGATTAGTATGCGTATCTTGTATTACAAATGAACTTAATTATTACAATTTTGAGGAACTGATTGTTATTTTGAATCCGTCGACTACGGAGTTTAAGGAAATACACATTCCGCAGAAACTGAGTGAGAATTGGAGCATAAAGCTGACaagtttattttggtttggttaTGATTATAAGATTGCTGATTACAAGTTGGTTAGAGTCGTGGACTTTGATAGAAGTCGTAAACAGAGTTTTGAGGTTGAGGTTTATACATTAGGAGCGGGTTTGTGGAGAAAGATTGAAAATGTACCTTACATATTTGAAAAACATCAACCTGGGGTGCTTGTCAATGGTGCACTTCATTGGTTTGTCGTTTCCAGTATGAAACAAGTGGAAGTTCTAGTCTCTTTTGATATCACTAATGAGAGGTTTGTGGAGGTGTCACTGCCTGAAGAGCGTTTGACATATCCAGAAGATTTTAAATGCGATAAGAAATTGGGGGAGCTGGGAGGCTGTCTCTGTTtgctttttcatgttttttgtgTTCGGGTTGATGTGTGGgttatgcaagagtatggagTCAGGGAATCATGGACTAAAAGCTTCACGATAAATGGAGACACTGTTACGAGATCATTATATTTGAGTCTCGAATGGAGTTTTTCAAACAATAAGATTTTATTGCACTGTGATGACAAGTTAATCTTATATGACCCGAAGAATGGAAGATATAGAAAACTTGCAGTTGTTCAGATTGATACATGTACGGATGCAGTGAAGTATGTGGCTAGTCATGTTTCACTTAACTCTGGAAGATATTTAATGCAAAGTTGGAAAGAGAAGAATCAATCAAAAGCGTAA